The sequence TAATACTTTTCAAACAATTAAGTACATAAAAACTTatctaataaaaaataaaaaaataattaaaaaatgtgTATTTTTTTGTAAGAAAAGGAAAATTagacattttatttaaatttcacgAGAAATTGGCTGAAATCCGGTGGATATGTACCATTTAGaccaaaaacaaaatttaatatatcaatttattatttaaccaATAATTCAAGTGTCAAATTAATTTTAACTCTACATATATTTCACATTCgttcttttctttgtttttttaaaaaaaaaattattttcaacatTTCACATTGCATTTAGTCTCTGGGTAATTTTTTAAACCATGGTATGACCCTCATATTAATATATTGAATTCAAATGGCGGTATGATCCTTTCTGCTCCAATGCACTagcatatatataaaaatttaatctgTATGCAGTGATTTTACTTTAAAAAATGCGAATTTTCTAGGATGTGCCGCTTGTTCCCCATGCATGCATGaaccatattttttttttttttaaattcttgGGTGTGTGCATGATGGGATTTAACTGAgttatagattttggttaataTTGATTGAGGCTGGCTGGTAAAACAATGGACGGAagcattcaatctgatagaaatGCAGATTATAAGCTGAAAGCAGCTGGAATGGGTGATGAGGAGAAGCATGCAGATAAGAAAGCCAGAGCTGACGTAGATATTATTAGTAATATGCCGGAAAGTATTATTAGTAAAATCCTGTCCCTCTTGCCGACCAAGGATGTTCTGCGAACTAGTGTTTTGTCCAAGGATTGGGAGTACAAGTGGACCGGGATTTACAACATAGACATCAATGACATGGATCGTATTTTACTTAAATCCACTAGGAAGACAAGTGTGGCTAACTGCGTCGATAGAATCTTCATTCTTTCCCGGAATTCCAGTTTAACAAGGTTCTGTCTTTCCTTCCGCCACAAGTATGACACTCGTCGCATGATAACATGGATATCTGCGGCGTTAATGAGGAACGTCCAAGAGTTGGACATAATTTATAATCACGAAGGTGTTGTTGTACCCCGTTGCCTTTTCGATTGTACCAGATTGACAACACTGAAGCTACAATTGCCTTGCGTTTTCCGGCCAGTCCAGGATTGGTCTTCAAACCTTAAAGTTctcaaccttgctcaagtcgAAATTGTAAACGAGCATGCTCCCTGTACTCGCCGGCTGGTGTTTCGTTTTCTGGTCTTGGAAACTTTTGGACTAGATAGATGCAAATGGGTGAACGTGGATTTTGTCGAAATCCATGCTCCATCCCTCACTAAGCTCTATGTAGAAAAGCACTCTGATCCTCAACCAGATAGCTTCCGGATCAAGATTTGCAGAGCCAAGCTTGAGAGGTTTGACTTTCGTGGTTCTTTTCTGGAGAGGTTTGATCTAAGTTCATCGTCGCTCTTGTGTGCATCAATTGATTTTCTTGGATTTGCACTCGATTTGGAAGCAACCCGCAAAAATGGATTGAATGCTCGTCTCTTGTTGAAAGAATGCTCAGGCTTAACTCATATCCTACTATCAGGTTCTATGCTGCAGGTAATTAGTTGTTTAATCTTTTACGCCTCGTACGTTACATTACATGTGGTTAGCACATTTTTAGTCGTAAAACTGTCTCACCCGAGTTGATATGGTTCCTATATCCAGCTTTCGATGCTCTTTGGCACCCAAATCCCCACCAAAAAATTCAATGTTAAAATGGTGGATTTACTACTAGAGATTTTTCAAACATTGAGGTTGTATTTAGATTGAAAGATTTGGATTTGAGATAAGGATTCCGAATGACTCTGTTTTCTGGGAATTTGAATTTCATTGCACTAGTCAATGGTTGGATTTCAGGAGCTAGCAACCAAACAAGTGGGATTGATTTTAAATCCTTGCCTCCAAATGCAACCTAAAAGCTACTGATAAAACTTCCTAAGTTAATGAAAAACAATTTGGCTTACTACTGATGAGATTATAACTGCACAtgcaacacacacacacatatgatTGTTTGGTGGTCTTGTAATTGCCATGTTTCCAATTTGAGGTTTATATATACTACTATCTCATTAACTACAACATTTGATTGTCTGTGACAGGCAATCATCCTATCAAAACAAGGGCCTTCACTTCCTAAGTTCAATACTGTGAAACAGCTCGATATTTTTACAAGAGGCAGCAGCGAATTGTTGCTGGAGTTTCTTCGTTCAACGCCATCTCTTGAGCGTATTAGGTTGAATATGGTAAGCTTGTCAATACCTTCCTGCTATCCACTACAAGGAAAAAAAACACGGAGGTTTGCGACAGTTGAAACCGTCGCTCATTTTAACGACGGTTTTGCTATGGTTTTGAATATCGTTTGAATATTCTCTGTCGCAAATCTTACCGACGGTTGCGTCCCTATATTTTGCGTcggtttttttaaaaccatCGTTGTGTGCTGTtttgctttcaaataaaaacaTGACTACATGTAGCGACGGTTTTGTTCAAACTGTCGCGGAGTGGATATCCACGCGTTGTTCCCTTTATTTAAGTgagaataaaatttaaaattttcagtgtAATTGATTAGATCTGAACCTCCTCCAATGTTTCTCAGTTTAATTGTTATTCCTTTTTTtgctttttagttttttttcccTTGACTTAAAGAAGTATTATATATGTTTCTTTTGCAGGGGCTGTGGGAAGATTATGACTATGGCTTAGTGGAGTATATACCTCCCTGCATTGTGTCACGGCTTAACGACGTTCATTTTAATGGGTTCAAGGGAGAGCAACCGCAAGTTCGTTTGGCAGAATTTTTGTTGAAAAACGCCCAAGGGCTGAAGAAGATGTCTGGGCTCTTGAGAAAGAAATCTCAAGAGCAGCATGCTGAAATGGATTTTTGGACTAGTCTAAAGCGGGTCTTTGGGGATGGCGGTTTCGCGGTGAGTTCGTCCAGAAGAACCGTCACAACTGTGGCGGATTTTGAACGTTGTTTTGGGATTTGATGGAAGAAAttcatttgatttgattttcaacttcatccaTACCAGTTTCCCAGTATCATTGATAGTTACTTCCGTTTTCCCTTTGTTCAAACAAGTACAAtttcagtttgttttgttttttttaaataaatgatacatgtaataaataaatttgctTCTTTTTACAGATTTTGTCAGTAGATCCTCCGGTCATACTCCGGTTGATATAtcatatcgtaccgaaatttacggtataaaaaaaatgttagaTCAATACCGTATCAAAACTATCGGTATATCGAAAATTTCAATGTATATAAATAGcataccgaaatttcggtacggtatcgataTATATCGttttataccgaaaaaaaaccttatatttttaaaatttttaaaatttattgtttataaatattatatattttttaaatttttttatattgtttcgatatttcggtataccgatatATATCGAAAGTTCCAAATTTCATACAATTACCATACCAAAAGATTCGGTATTGTTATCCTATTGTACTAAAATTTTCGGTACAccgaaaattcgatattttttcgATACGATAAATcaggtataccgaaaattcgatatttttctCCCTCCCTAGTCATACTAAGTACCAACTCTATAGTACCAAAGGAGGATCAAATGTTAGTCAATTTATAAACGCAAAACTTGCACATTTTACAACATGCATTAATTCAAACATCACATTTCGACTACTACACAATTAATGATTCTTAACAAACTTATTATCAATAGTTACGCCAATTTATAAGAGCCATAGAATTGAATCGTATATACATTTCATCCACTCTATATTTATTCAGTATATAAGATACATGAACGACATGAAGTCGATCTACTAGATGATACTACATTAAATATAGTCTCACGTTGATCCTCCGACCTAGGAAATGGTAATATGATGATGCCAATCATAACCAACCTAAAACTAAATATTTGATGGTGTTCTGTTCCAAAAAATACAGAAGTCACCGCCATCTCCAACATATGCTTTCACGTTGGAAAAGGTAAGGTTGCTTGTTGAAGCAGATGGATAGGTACGCAAGTAATTTCTATCAAGCTTAACATCAGATGCTCGATTACCAAACAATAATATTTCTATCAAGCTTAACGAGCCTAACATCAGATGTGGACTgataaaaaacaataatatttcTATCAAGCTTACCAAACACAGATGCTCGATTTTACCATTTAGATCAATCCCAAAATTGGCATCTTTGACTCTTATAAATTGGTGTAATTATTGACAATAAATTTGTGGAGAATCAATACTTGACATGTTCTATAACAATCAATAACAATCAAAACGTGATACTTGAGTTATTATCTGATTTAAAAAACAAAAGGCAAGTAGAATTTTAGAATTTATGGTCATATAACGTGCATTATAGAGTCTGCATGCTATCGATTCACGACATCAAGTTAGCAAAAAGAAGAACAACTCATGTATCATTAACAGAAACGGAAAATTGTCAAAAACCTTATATTTACTTGTTTATAACAAAGGAAAAGCGGAAGTAACTAACAATGAAATTGAGAAATTAGAGTGGTTATATAAAGTTGGAAATCAAACTGAATGAATTTTCTTTCAAGGGCCATAAAAACgttcaaaatctgccatatctgACACATTTTTATTCCAAGAACCTACCTCAAAATCACCATTCCCGAATGCCCCCTTCAGCCTAACCCAGAAATTCTTTTCAGCTCGCCTTTCTTCACATTTCCTCCTCGAGAGCCCATACATTTTCTTCAAGCCTACAGCGTTTTTCAAGAAAAAGTCTGCTATATGAACATGCGACCGCTCTCCCTTGAACCCTTGAAACTCAACTTTGTTAAGGTGAGACACAATACAGGAAGGTATCAGCTCCACTAAATCATAGTCATAATCATTCCATGACCACTGCACAGGAAAcataataaacttaaacaagagTTCTATCAGGAAACAAAAAAGACGCGACTGAGAATAAGGTTTCAGTCTTTTACACTTCAAAAATTTTACTTTTGCTAGCACTTTAGAAAAATGGAACAACAAAGACAAGGTGGATAGCAGGAAGGTGTTGACAAACTTACCATATCTAACCTAATATGTTC comes from Henckelia pumila isolate YLH828 chromosome 4, ASM3356847v2, whole genome shotgun sequence and encodes:
- the LOC140862396 gene encoding F-box/FBD/LRR-repeat protein At2g26030-like: MDGSIQSDRNADYKLKAAGMGDEEKHADKKARADVDIISNMPESIISKILSLLPTKDVLRTSVLSKDWEYKWTGIYNIDINDMDRILLKSTRKTSVANCVDRIFILSRNSSLTRFCLSFRHKYDTRRMITWISAALMRNVQELDIIYNHEGVVVPRCLFDCTRLTTLKLQLPCVFRPVQDWSSNLKVLNLAQVEIVNEHAPCTRRLVFRFLVLETFGLDRCKWVNVDFVEIHAPSLTKLYVEKHSDPQPDSFRIKICRAKLERFDFRGSFLERFDLSSSSLLCASIDFLGFALDLEATRKNGLNARLLLKECSGLTHILLSGSMLQAIILSKQGPSLPKFNTVKQLDIFTRGSSELLLEFLRSTPSLERIRLNMGLWEDYDYGLVEYIPPCIVSRLNDVHFNGFKGEQPQVRLAEFLLKNAQGLKKMSGLLRKKSQEQHAEMDFWTSLKRVFGDGGFAVSSSRRTVTTVADFERCFGI